A stretch of the Tachysurus fulvidraco isolate hzauxx_2018 chromosome 18, HZAU_PFXX_2.0, whole genome shotgun sequence genome encodes the following:
- the LOC125139469 gene encoding cytolytic toxin-alpha-like, with translation MYICVTLWNKSALHDDRDVHQKPKTHLKFAASDSLSDKANLLDISASLKASFLCGLVEVGGSAKYLQDTKCSAHQSRVTMQYSQTTTFEQLTMKELGNITYPQVFDQKTATHVVTAVQYGAQVFMVFDYKSTENERKQKIEGNLHAVVKKIPTISIEGQASLNMTEDEKNMTENISVTFYGDIKLEENPTTYKDALEVYKKVPALMKQQGKGVPLKVWLYPLSLLDDKAAKLMREINLSLLYKAESLLEEFGEKERICNDLINRQITDDFPDLKDRLEKFQALHRNYTSLVKNALCRVLPAIRGGTQEDKALLDILNIHYTSPFNVSNMKKWLDDITTELNILSSYTAGLKDITVVKSSMSLKSICFHADVDVVVCLSFTSLKYDDSYLAVLQDFENSEAFKMLVQTSERVSILQPAQPWITSTDIPVRMRQNLSLFTSFLKANKNEKRIKFVIASISDPSNPGSSIQLYQNGSLTDPKFQPVSKPPKPVVETSDGKVTLKLSKSPTGETVHFRVEYRMTSLNDSAADDEEWTVIDTSNAQNTFTLTGLQPTEQYWVRYRAVSDVGVSEASDSVPFTIQGKLTVTVEPWVSYDDI, from the exons atgtatatat GTGTTACTTTATGGAATAAAAGTGCATTGCATGATGACCGTGACGTTCATCAGAAGCCTAAAACACATCTGAAATTTGCAGCCTCTGATAGTCTCAGTGATAAGGCAAACCTCCTAGATATAAGTGCTTCCCTTAAAGCCAGTTTCTTATGTGGATTGGTGGAGGTTGGAGGATCGGCCAAGTACCTGCAAGATACCAAATGTTCAGCACATCAGTCCAGAGTTACTATGCAGTACAGCCAGACAACAACATTTGAACAGCTCACTATGAAGGAGCTTGGTAATATCACCTACCCACAAGTATTTGACCAGAAAACAGCCACTCATGTAGTTACAGCTGTACAATATGGAGCTCAGGTTTTCATGGTGTTTGATTATAAGAGTACAGAAAATGAGCGCAAACAGAAAATTGAAGGAAACCTTCATGCAGTGGTCAAGAAGATCCCTACCATTTCCATTGAGGGGCAAGCATCCCTTAACATgactgaagatgaaaaaaatatgacaGAGAATATTAGTGTCACATTTTATGGTGACATTAAACTTGAAGAAAACCCCACCACATATAAGGATGCCCTCGAAGTGTACAAGAAGGTGCCTGCTCTGATGAAGCAACAAGGTAAAGGTGTGCCTCTGAAAGTGTGGCTGTATCCTCTCAGTCTTTTGGATGATAAGGCTGCAAAGTTGATGAGAGAAATTAATTTGAGCCTGTTGTATAAAGCAGAAAGTTTGCTTGAGGAATTTGGTGAAAAGGAGAGAATATGCAATGATTTGATCAACAGACAAATAACAGATGATTTCCCTGATCTAAAAGACAGGTTGGAAAAGTTTCAGGCATTGCACAGAAATTATACAAGTTTGGTTAAGAACGCACTATGCAGAGTGCTGCCAGCTATTCGTGGTGGGACACAAGAGGACAAGGCACTGCTGGACATCCTGAACATCCATTACACATCACCCTTCAATGTAAGCAACATGAAAAAGTGGCTAGATGACATTacaactgaattaaatataCTGAGCTCCTATACAGCTGGGTTGAAAGACATCACAGTTGTGAAATCATCGATGTCACTCAAATCCATTTGTTTTCATGCTGATGTTGATGTGGTGGTATGTTTGTCATTTACATCTCTAAAGTATGATGACTCCTACCTAGCAGTTCTACAAGACTTTGAGAACTCTGAAGCATTCAAAATGCTGGTGCAAACAAGTGAGAGAGTTTCCATTCTCCAACCAGCACAGCCTTGGATCACTTCTACTGACATTCCTGTAAGGATGAGGCagaatctttctctctttacctcATTTTTAAAGGccaataaaaatgagaagagaATCAAATTCGTCATTGCCTCCATATCTGATCCCAGCAATCCAGGATCCTCCATTCAACTTTATCAGAATGGCTCTCTGACAGATCCTAAGTTCCAGCCTGTATCCAAACCTCCCAAACCTGTAGTGGAGACCAGTGATGGGAAAGTTACCCTGAAGCTTTCAAAATCCCCAACTGGAGAGACTGTACACTTCAGAGTTGAGTACAGGATGACATCTTTAAATGATTCAGCAGCTGATGATGAGGAATGGACAGTCATAGACACGTCAAATGCACAGAACACCTTCACATTGACTGGACTACAGCCAACAGAACAATACTGGGTCCGATACAGAGCTGTTAGTgatgtgggagtgagtgaagcCAGCGACTCTGTCCCCTTCACCATTCAAGGGAAGCTCACTGTCACAGTAGAGCCATGGGTCAGTTAcgatgatatataa